A genomic stretch from Antarcticibacterium flavum includes:
- a CDS encoding transposase: MKCEDGTMEVGSIEITPFKRQSPSNKAQTYRLVVKRKPKKDRQIDLITQDIYDYRAIITNDFDLDTKGVAAFYNQRGNMERQFDILKNDFGWNNMPFSSLNKNLVFLYFTAICRNLYNKIIQHFSKTNRYLKPTYRMKKFIFRFIILPAKWIKQSRQLKLRIYSYNHYQT, encoded by the coding sequence ATGAAGTGTGAAGATGGGACCATGGAAGTAGGATCTATTGAGATAACCCCCTTTAAACGACAGTCCCCATCAAATAAGGCACAAACATATAGACTCGTTGTAAAAAGAAAACCAAAAAAAGATAGGCAGATAGACTTGATTACTCAAGATATTTATGATTATAGAGCCATAATAACAAATGATTTTGATCTGGATACCAAAGGTGTTGCAGCGTTTTACAACCAAAGAGGAAATATGGAGCGCCAGTTTGATATACTTAAAAATGATTTTGGTTGGAACAATATGCCTTTCTCATCCTTGAACAAAAATCTTGTCTTCTTATACTTTACGGCAATATGCCGGAATCTCTACAATAAGATAATCCAGCATTTTTCTAAAACGAACAGGTATCTAAAACCCACTTACAGGATGAAAAAATTCATTTTCAGATTTATCATATTACCTGCTAAATGGATCAAACAAAGCCGCCAACTCAAATTAAGGATTTATTCATACAACCATTATCAAACATAG
- a CDS encoding transposase, with amino-acid sequence MYKLKKLESLNIDILKKLGVFKSDKLTIDYDNTIIFNEKEDSKMTYKRNYGYQPGVCTINEENILYIENRNGNSDAKSFQLDTLKRVFDLLDSQKIKKVHNFRADAASYQYDVISFLQSKVDNFYIGCRNSYVENIFPKLASGKK; translated from the coding sequence TTGTACAAACTCAAAAAATTAGAAAGTCTGAATATAGATATTCTTAAAAAGCTTGGAGTTTTTAAGTCTGACAAGCTTACTATTGATTACGACAACACGATTATTTTCAATGAAAAGGAAGATAGTAAGATGACGTATAAAAGGAATTATGGATATCAGCCCGGAGTATGTACCATAAATGAAGAGAACATCCTATATATTGAAAACCGGAACGGAAACTCGGATGCAAAATCTTTTCAGCTAGACACCCTTAAAAGAGTATTTGATTTATTGGATTCCCAAAAGATCAAAAAAGTCCATAATTTCAGAGCCGATGCGGCATCATACCAATATGATGTCATTTCCTTCTTACAAAGTAAGGTTGATAATTTTTACATAGGATGCAGGAACAGCTATGTTGAAAATATTTTTCCCAAGTTGGCCAGTGGGAAGAAATGA
- a CDS encoding alpha-amylase family glycosyl hydrolase: protein MIDACHKKGIAVILDAVYNHMGPEGNYLSSTALTLLKIPDTLGSST from the coding sequence ATGATTGATGCCTGCCATAAGAAGGGGATTGCAGTTATTCTTGATGCTGTTTACAACCATATGGGCCCCGAGGGAAATTACCTGTCCAGTACGGCCCTTACTTTACTGAAAATACCAGACACCCTGGGGAGCAGCACTTAA
- a CDS encoding polysaccharide deacetylase family protein has translation MKEKYVCIHGHFYQPPRENPWLNKVEIQDSAYPYHDWNHRINAECYVRNTSSRIWDDEGKIKAIMNNYGWMSFNIGPTLLAWMENEAPGTYNAILEADKESQERFSGHGSAIAQAFNHLIMPLANERDQETQIIWGIEDFKSRFNRDPEGMWLGEQQ, from the coding sequence ATGAAAGAGAAATATGTTTGCATCCATGGCCATTTTTACCAGCCACCACGTGAAAACCCCTGGTTAAACAAGGTAGAGATCCAGGATTCGGCCTACCCATATCATGACTGGAACCATAGGATCAATGCAGAGTGCTATGTAAGGAATACCTCCTCCAGGATTTGGGATGATGAGGGAAAGATCAAAGCCATAATGAATAATTATGGCTGGATGAGCTTTAATATAGGTCCCACGCTTTTGGCCTGGATGGAAAATGAGGCCCCGGGAACCTATAATGCCATTTTGGAGGCCGACAAGGAGAGCCAGGAAAGATTTTCAGGCCACGGGTCTGCAATTGCACAGGCATTTAATCATTTGATCATGCCGCTTGCAAACGAAAGGGACCAGGAAACCCAAATCATTTGGGGAATAGAAGATTTTAAGTCTCGTTTTAATCGGGATCCCGAAGGCATGTGGCTGGGAGAACAGCAGTAA
- the treY gene encoding malto-oligosyltrehalose synthase: MKKPDTTYRLQLSPGFTIEDLKPRLEYLHKLGISTIYSAPFFQAREGSTHGYDVIDPFTINLEIGTLEQFREIGQTLQKRNMTWLQDIVPNHMAYDGGNVWLKDIFELGPESKYYNFFDINWDYQGKDKVMAPFLGKSLQEVLEAGELKLQFDAEGFSLAYYDNVYPISKRSYSFMLAEANPESSQNFDKVFKEHKDWEDIKIALYRELERNPKLKEDAEAGVKKINSSKQKMEQLVNLQYYLPAHWKETEKEINYRRFFTINDLICLSMEKEEVFNAYHLYIKELCDAGLIQGLRIDHVDGLYDPRQYLQALRNLVGKDFYLIVEKILEAGEELPRDWPVEGTSGYDFLATVNHLFTNTRNDRFFSKAYEEISPKFADYEALVYEKKLFILKERMGGELNNLWDLLEYKELLPSNNSYNKQEWKEILSIFLAGFPVYRIYPGKYPLTKPEAEIIQTAYGNAVEHSPQHKEGLDYIRDLFLGKVNRNKESMLYFLQRCQQFTGPLAAKGVEDTSFYIYNRLVSHNEVGDSPENFGITIDQFHQAMIARRSQFPYTINATATHDTKRGEDTRMRLNVISEIPREWFEKVNEWKELNAGIRKNKKGPGANEEYFIYQTLLAGLPYRQEDDFLTRTCEYLQKVLREAKVHSNWAEPNEDYENDVFKFIEEVLHNDTFRKSFDPFQKKIAGLGAVKSLGQLLIKITSPGIPDIYQGTELWDLSFVDPDNRRPVDYDLRQEFLVKFENLQVSKDSLKELTTNFKTGEVKMYTMLKTLQHRRENEELFTLGEYIPLEVTGENSGNFVAFSRRFKNDYSLVVVPALVNELFDPSNLAVDIERIKDLKVVLSKGYPGTWKNIFTNEFSDNQGSLELTSHLEQFPVVLFKSAKDK; encoded by the coding sequence ATGAAAAAGCCAGATACTACTTACAGGCTTCAACTCTCTCCCGGTTTTACCATTGAAGACCTTAAACCGCGTTTGGAGTACCTTCATAAACTGGGAATTTCAACCATTTATTCAGCTCCATTTTTCCAGGCCAGGGAAGGAAGTACTCATGGCTATGACGTAATAGATCCCTTTACTATTAACCTGGAAATCGGGACACTGGAGCAGTTTAGGGAAATAGGACAAACACTGCAGAAGAGAAATATGACGTGGCTGCAGGATATAGTTCCAAATCATATGGCTTATGATGGGGGAAATGTTTGGTTAAAAGATATTTTTGAACTAGGCCCGGAGTCTAAATATTATAATTTTTTCGATATCAACTGGGATTACCAGGGCAAGGATAAGGTCATGGCACCTTTCCTTGGAAAATCACTGCAGGAGGTCCTGGAAGCAGGGGAACTTAAGCTTCAGTTTGATGCTGAAGGATTTTCCCTGGCTTATTATGATAATGTCTATCCTATAAGCAAAAGGTCTTATAGTTTCATGTTAGCTGAAGCCAATCCTGAAAGCTCCCAAAATTTTGATAAGGTCTTTAAAGAGCACAAGGATTGGGAGGATATAAAGATCGCTCTGTATAGAGAACTGGAACGTAACCCTAAACTTAAGGAAGATGCTGAAGCAGGAGTGAAAAAAATAAATTCCTCAAAGCAGAAAATGGAGCAGCTCGTAAACCTGCAATATTACCTGCCCGCCCACTGGAAGGAAACAGAGAAGGAGATAAATTACCGCAGGTTCTTTACCATCAATGACCTAATTTGTCTTAGCATGGAAAAAGAGGAGGTATTCAATGCATATCATCTTTATATTAAAGAATTGTGCGATGCAGGCCTTATACAAGGGTTAAGAATTGATCATGTAGACGGGCTGTACGATCCAAGGCAATATTTGCAGGCACTAAGAAACCTGGTGGGGAAAGACTTTTACCTTATCGTGGAAAAAATTCTTGAAGCGGGAGAAGAACTGCCACGGGATTGGCCTGTTGAAGGCACCAGTGGATACGATTTTCTTGCCACTGTCAATCATTTGTTTACCAACACCAGGAATGACAGGTTCTTTTCCAAAGCCTATGAGGAGATCTCGCCAAAGTTTGCCGATTATGAGGCGCTGGTTTACGAAAAGAAATTATTCATTCTTAAGGAGCGAATGGGAGGTGAACTTAATAATCTTTGGGATTTACTGGAATATAAGGAACTTCTTCCTTCCAATAACTCGTATAACAAACAGGAGTGGAAGGAGATTCTGAGTATTTTTCTTGCAGGATTTCCGGTTTACAGGATCTACCCTGGAAAATATCCTTTAACAAAGCCTGAGGCAGAGATCATTCAAACAGCTTACGGTAATGCCGTAGAGCATTCGCCGCAGCATAAAGAGGGACTTGATTATATAAGAGATCTATTTCTTGGTAAGGTTAATAGAAATAAGGAGAGTATGCTTTATTTCCTGCAAAGATGCCAGCAATTTACCGGTCCATTGGCTGCAAAAGGGGTGGAGGATACTTCCTTCTATATTTATAACAGGCTTGTCTCCCACAATGAAGTTGGAGATTCTCCAGAGAACTTTGGTATAACAATAGATCAATTCCACCAGGCTATGATAGCCCGTAGATCACAATTTCCCTATACTATAAATGCTACTGCCACTCACGATACCAAAAGGGGAGAAGATACCAGGATGAGGTTGAATGTTATAAGTGAGATACCGCGGGAATGGTTTGAAAAAGTAAATGAATGGAAAGAACTCAATGCCGGGATCAGGAAAAATAAAAAAGGTCCCGGGGCGAACGAGGAATACTTTATATATCAAACTTTACTTGCAGGTTTGCCTTACAGGCAGGAAGATGATTTTCTCACCCGCACCTGTGAATACCTGCAAAAAGTTTTAAGAGAGGCAAAGGTTCACTCCAATTGGGCCGAACCTAATGAAGATTATGAGAATGATGTTTTTAAATTTATTGAGGAGGTCCTTCATAATGATACCTTTAGAAAGTCTTTTGATCCATTTCAGAAAAAAATCGCCGGTTTGGGAGCAGTAAAATCCCTGGGGCAATTGTTGATCAAAATTACATCCCCGGGCATCCCCGATATCTACCAGGGGACAGAACTTTGGGACCTAAGCTTTGTAGATCCAGATAACAGGCGGCCTGTGGATTATGACTTAAGGCAGGAGTTCCTGGTAAAATTTGAAAATTTGCAGGTTAGTAAGGATAGTTTAAAAGAGCTCACCACTAATTTTAAAACCGGAGAGGTGAAAATGTATACTATGCTCAAAACACTGCAGCATCGCAGGGAAAATGAGGAACTATTCACACTTGGAGAATATATCCCACTCGAAGTAACGGGAGAGAATTCAGGGAATTTTGTCGCTTTCTCCAGGAGGTTTAAAAATGATTATTCTTTAGTAGTTGTACCGGCGCTGGTAAATGAACTTTTTGACCCTTCCAATTTAGCAGTGGACATTGAAAGAATAAAAGACTTAAAGGTTGTTCTTTCCAAAGGGTATCCAGGTACCTGGAAAAATATATTTACAAATGAATTTTCAGACAATCAAGGATCTCTTGAACTTACATCACATTTGGAGCAATTCCCGGTTGTATTATTTAAAAGTGCGAAAGACAAATAA
- the malQ gene encoding 4-alpha-glucanotransferase, translating to MELERSSGILLHITSLPSAFGIGDLGPEAYKFIDFLAASGNTYWQLLPLNPTYKKYNHSPYSSDSAFAGNPLLISPEDLEDEGYLNLKDFTASGLSASGKTDFEKARKFKEELLDAAFSAFKTKRKPGAYSSFARTHSYWLEDYALFRAISKDHTSAWSTWPVSLRDRKPAAIKKAKEELKEEIEKIKFIQFIFFSQWKKLITYAHKNGIKLIGDIPFYVTHDSADIWAHQSYFKLDSEKEPKFLSGVPPDYFSKTGQLWGTPVYDWEILKTKGYDWWIERIRQNLLLFDLVRLDHFRAFAAYWEVPAGEKTAVNGKWAKTPGTHFFKIVKEEFPKMPLIAEDLGSLDEPVYRLLEKYNFPGMKVLHFAFGEEKKKNPYLPFNHSPHSIVYTGTHDNNTSKGWYKEADIEAREHLEKFSGTKVTGKNVNEVLHRLALSSVSKLAVIPMQDILGLGSEGLMNIPGSTEGNWTWRMEEGKLKPVLRKKLKALNELYGRKEIPKKKRRKK from the coding sequence ATGGAATTAGAAAGAAGTAGCGGAATTCTCCTGCATATTACCTCCCTGCCTTCTGCATTTGGCATTGGCGACCTGGGACCTGAGGCCTATAAATTCATTGATTTCCTGGCAGCATCGGGTAATACATACTGGCAGCTATTGCCTTTAAATCCTACTTATAAAAAATATAATCATTCGCCTTATAGCAGTGATTCTGCCTTTGCGGGGAATCCTCTCCTTATAAGCCCTGAAGATCTGGAGGATGAGGGATATCTAAATTTAAAGGATTTTACAGCTTCAGGCTTATCGGCTTCGGGAAAAACAGACTTTGAAAAGGCCAGGAAGTTTAAAGAAGAACTTTTGGATGCGGCCTTTTCTGCATTTAAAACTAAAAGAAAACCTGGAGCGTATTCTTCATTTGCCAGGACCCATTCCTACTGGCTGGAGGATTATGCGCTGTTTAGAGCTATATCAAAAGATCATACGAGTGCCTGGTCCACCTGGCCGGTAAGTTTAAGGGACCGTAAACCGGCAGCTATTAAAAAGGCTAAAGAAGAACTGAAAGAAGAAATAGAAAAGATTAAATTCATTCAATTCATCTTTTTCAGCCAGTGGAAAAAATTAATTACCTATGCTCATAAGAATGGCATAAAACTTATTGGAGATATTCCTTTCTATGTCACCCATGACAGTGCCGATATTTGGGCTCATCAATCTTATTTTAAACTGGACAGTGAGAAGGAGCCAAAATTTCTATCAGGTGTTCCTCCAGACTATTTCAGCAAAACAGGGCAATTATGGGGTACCCCTGTGTATGACTGGGAGATTCTAAAAACCAAAGGTTATGACTGGTGGATCGAACGAATAAGACAAAACTTACTGCTTTTTGATCTTGTAAGGCTGGATCATTTCAGGGCTTTTGCAGCTTACTGGGAGGTGCCTGCAGGTGAAAAAACAGCAGTTAACGGGAAATGGGCAAAAACGCCCGGAACCCACTTTTTTAAGATCGTTAAGGAGGAATTTCCAAAAATGCCCTTGATAGCTGAGGATCTTGGCTCTCTGGATGAGCCGGTATACAGGCTGCTGGAAAAATATAATTTTCCCGGTATGAAAGTGCTGCACTTTGCCTTTGGAGAAGAAAAAAAGAAAAATCCTTACCTGCCTTTTAATCATAGCCCCCATAGTATTGTTTACACCGGCACGCATGATAACAACACCAGCAAAGGCTGGTATAAAGAAGCAGATATAGAGGCCAGGGAGCACCTTGAAAAGTTTAGTGGCACAAAAGTTACCGGAAAGAATGTAAACGAGGTTCTTCATCGCCTGGCACTATCTTCTGTTTCTAAACTCGCTGTTATTCCAATGCAGGATATCCTGGGACTGGGCAGTGAAGGTTTAATGAATATCCCGGGTAGCACAGAGGGAAACTGGACGTGGAGAATGGAGGAGGGGAAATTGAAACCGGTTCTACGTAAAAAGCTAAAAGCACTAAATGAGCTTTACGGTCGTAAGGAGATCCCGAAAAAGAAAAGAAGGAAAAAATAA
- a CDS encoding carboxypeptidase-like regulatory domain-containing protein has product MKTKIKTLIHLPLLWMLPIVLLVSYPMVQAQQIQDQFNEYKGEVRDSQTGDAVSSAFLSLDGSNISTVTNTEGEFSLKIPVRITEGTVTVSNLGYKSKTISLEYFKKENTIIELDENFEELSEISVFTANDAKQLVQTMLSKTGDNYIDDPTLMTAFYREAIKTRWRNVSLAEAVVRIHKKPYTSMGKDDISLVKARKSADYKRLDTLALKLRGGPFNNLYSDVMKYPEYLFRPNELNDYTFSFDEPTRLNNRYLYVVNFEQINKELPWFFGKLFIDAQTSSLVKAVYELNVDNRNVASQMFVRKKPSGARVHPVNVQYEIDYRESDGKWYYGYGSAQLEFVVNWKRKLFNTKYTVNSEMAVTDWERRPEEKVKKDDTFLSQSVVMADDVSGFTDVRFWGENNIIEPDKSIQNAIEKIQRQIERSN; this is encoded by the coding sequence ATGAAAACAAAAATTAAAACTCTAATTCACTTACCTTTACTTTGGATGCTTCCCATTGTATTGCTGGTAAGCTACCCTATGGTGCAAGCACAGCAAATACAGGATCAATTCAACGAGTATAAAGGTGAAGTGCGCGACAGCCAAACAGGTGATGCAGTATCCTCTGCCTTCCTGTCCCTGGATGGATCTAACATCTCTACGGTAACCAATACCGAGGGAGAATTTTCCCTGAAAATTCCGGTAAGAATAACAGAGGGTACGGTTACGGTATCCAATCTGGGTTACAAAAGCAAGACCATTTCCCTGGAATATTTTAAAAAGGAAAATACTATCATTGAACTTGATGAAAACTTTGAAGAACTTTCAGAAATAAGTGTCTTTACTGCCAATGACGCCAAACAGCTTGTACAGACAATGCTTTCAAAAACCGGAGATAATTATATAGATGATCCCACCCTGATGACAGCCTTTTATAGAGAAGCTATAAAAACAAGATGGAGAAATGTCTCTCTTGCTGAAGCTGTTGTAAGGATCCATAAAAAACCTTACACCTCTATGGGAAAAGATGATATCTCCCTTGTAAAGGCAAGGAAGAGTGCCGATTATAAAAGGTTGGATACCCTCGCCCTTAAGTTAAGAGGTGGGCCTTTCAATAACCTTTACAGTGATGTAATGAAATATCCAGAATACCTGTTCAGGCCCAATGAACTCAATGATTATACCTTTAGCTTTGATGAACCAACCAGGCTAAATAATCGATATTTATATGTGGTTAATTTTGAGCAAATTAATAAAGAACTGCCATGGTTCTTTGGAAAGCTTTTTATAGATGCACAAACCTCTTCCCTGGTTAAAGCTGTTTATGAACTTAACGTTGATAACAGGAATGTTGCCAGCCAGATGTTCGTAAGGAAAAAACCTTCCGGGGCGCGGGTACATCCTGTAAATGTCCAATATGAAATAGATTATCGCGAGAGTGATGGTAAATGGTATTATGGATACGGTAGTGCACAATTGGAATTTGTTGTGAACTGGAAGCGTAAATTATTCAACACAAAATATACCGTTAACAGTGAAATGGCTGTTACAGACTGGGAAAGACGTCCTGAGGAAAAAGTTAAAAAAGATGACACTTTCCTAAGTCAAAGCGTTGTGATGGCAGATGATGTTTCAGGATTTACAGATGTAAGATTCTGGGGTGAGAATAACATCATTGAGCCCGATAAATCCATACAAAATGCCATTGAAAAGATCCAACGGCAAATTGAGAGAAGTAACTAA
- a CDS encoding class I SAM-dependent methyltransferase, which produces MKDNFSHSPKDYSQYRPKYPQELIEYLIQLVNNTGKLWDCGTGNGQLAAALAPYFERVEATDISRQQIAEAKQKENINYTAVPAERTNFPGSFFNLVTVAQAVHWFEFQDFYREVKRVLKPGE; this is translated from the coding sequence ATGAAAGATAATTTCTCTCATAGTCCCAAGGATTATTCCCAATACAGGCCCAAATATCCTCAAGAACTAATTGAGTATTTGATTCAACTGGTTAATAACACGGGGAAGCTTTGGGATTGTGGAACAGGGAATGGACAACTCGCAGCCGCACTGGCACCTTATTTCGAGAGGGTAGAAGCCACAGATATTAGCAGGCAACAAATAGCAGAGGCTAAGCAGAAGGAAAATATTAATTATACTGCTGTTCCGGCTGAAAGAACAAATTTTCCAGGTTCATTTTTTAATCTTGTAACAGTAGCGCAGGCTGTACACTGGTTTGAGTTTCAGGATTTCTACAGGGAGGTAAAACGGGTGCTGAAACCCGGGGAGTAA
- a CDS encoding adenosylcobalamin-dependent ribonucleoside-diphosphate reductase, whose protein sequence is MKVEAPKTPTQTYSQEEAFQKSLTYFKGDELAARVWINKYALKDSDGNLYELSPQDMHVRIAKEIARIESKYPNPMSEEEVLGLLEDFKYIVPQGSPMAGIGNKYQIASLSNCFVIGNGGMSDSYGSIMKVDQEQVQLMKRRGGVGHDLSHIRPKGSPVKNSALTSTGLVPFMERYSNSTREVAQDGRRGALMLSVSINHPDAEDFIDAKMTQGKVTGANVSVRIDDDFMKAVKDNKSYTQKFPIHSDNPKYTKELEANRLWNKIVHNAWKSAEPGILFWDTIIKESVPDSYADLGYETVSTNPCGEIPLCPYDSCRLLAINLLSYVENPFKKEASFNFDLFKKHVAAAQRIMDDIIDLELEKIDDILAKIDADPESEEIKGVEKNLWLQIRKKAYEGRRTGIGITAEGDMLAALGISYGSKEGIDFSVEVHKTLAIEAYRASVYAAKERGAFSVYDSEREKDNPFIQRLREADEKLYFEMMEYGRRNIALLTIAPTGTTSLMTQTTSGIEPVFLPVYKRRRKVNPNDKEARVDFVDETGDSWEEYVVFHHRFKEWMQINGYDTDKNYTQKELDKLVKKSPYYKATSNDIDWVSKVTMQGAVQKWVDHSISVTVNLPNDVTEELVGQLYLKAWEVGCKGVTVYRDGSRSGVLISNEEKKEEGSTSSIFPTKRPAILEADVVRFQNNKEKWIAFIGIIDGKPYEIFTGLADDEDGILIPRWVNEGLIIKNKDDEGNSRYDFQYENQRGYKTTIEGLSHKFDPEFWNYAKLISSTLRHGMPIEKAVDLINSLQLDNESINTWKNGVARALKRYVADGTKAKGQTCANCDSTNLIYQEGCLTCTDCGSSKCG, encoded by the coding sequence ATGAAAGTAGAAGCACCAAAAACCCCCACCCAAACCTATTCCCAGGAAGAAGCCTTCCAAAAGTCATTGACCTATTTCAAAGGAGATGAACTTGCAGCCCGAGTATGGATCAACAAATACGCGCTAAAGGATTCAGACGGGAATTTATATGAACTTTCCCCTCAGGATATGCACGTGAGGATCGCTAAAGAAATTGCGCGAATAGAAAGTAAGTATCCAAATCCTATGAGTGAAGAGGAAGTGTTGGGGTTGCTGGAAGACTTCAAATATATCGTACCTCAGGGAAGCCCTATGGCAGGAATTGGGAATAAATATCAAATCGCTTCTTTATCCAATTGCTTTGTAATTGGAAACGGGGGCATGAGCGACTCCTACGGCAGCATCATGAAAGTAGACCAGGAACAGGTACAGCTTATGAAACGTCGCGGTGGAGTTGGTCATGATCTTTCTCATATACGTCCTAAAGGTTCTCCTGTAAAGAACTCTGCTCTTACTTCTACCGGTCTTGTACCTTTTATGGAGCGGTATTCAAATTCAACAAGAGAAGTTGCCCAGGATGGCCGTCGCGGTGCTCTAATGCTTTCAGTTTCAATCAATCACCCCGATGCAGAGGATTTCATCGATGCAAAAATGACCCAGGGTAAGGTGACTGGAGCAAATGTATCTGTACGTATTGATGACGATTTCATGAAGGCGGTTAAGGACAATAAGTCTTACACCCAAAAATTCCCTATCCATAGTGATAATCCTAAATATACTAAAGAGCTTGAAGCTAATAGACTTTGGAACAAAATAGTTCACAACGCATGGAAATCGGCAGAGCCTGGCATTCTTTTCTGGGATACCATCATTAAAGAATCTGTACCAGATTCTTATGCAGATCTTGGATATGAAACCGTTTCTACCAATCCTTGTGGAGAGATCCCGCTTTGTCCATACGATTCCTGTAGATTACTGGCTATAAACCTACTTTCTTATGTAGAGAATCCATTTAAAAAAGAAGCATCTTTCAACTTTGACCTGTTCAAGAAACACGTTGCTGCTGCTCAAAGAATTATGGATGACATCATAGACCTGGAGCTGGAGAAAATTGACGATATCCTTGCCAAAATAGATGCAGATCCTGAAAGTGAAGAGATCAAGGGAGTTGAGAAAAACCTTTGGTTACAAATAAGAAAAAAGGCTTACGAAGGAAGAAGAACCGGAATTGGTATTACTGCAGAGGGTGATATGCTTGCAGCTCTTGGAATTTCGTACGGCAGCAAAGAAGGTATAGACTTTTCAGTAGAAGTTCATAAAACTTTAGCTATTGAAGCCTACAGAGCATCTGTATATGCAGCCAAGGAAAGAGGAGCTTTTAGTGTTTATGATTCTGAAAGAGAAAAAGACAACCCGTTTATCCAGCGTTTAAGGGAAGCCGATGAAAAGCTTTATTTTGAAATGATGGAGTATGGCCGCAGGAATATTGCACTTCTTACCATTGCCCCTACCGGGACAACAAGTTTAATGACTCAAACCACTTCGGGAATAGAGCCTGTTTTCCTTCCTGTATACAAGAGAAGAAGAAAAGTAAATCCAAATGACAAAGAAGCCCGTGTAGATTTTGTAGATGAAACCGGAGATTCCTGGGAAGAATACGTGGTATTCCATCACAGGTTTAAAGAGTGGATGCAAATAAACGGGTATGATACAGATAAAAACTATACTCAAAAGGAACTGGATAAATTAGTTAAGAAGTCACCTTATTACAAAGCTACCTCCAATGATATAGATTGGGTAAGCAAGGTAACCATGCAGGGTGCTGTACAAAAGTGGGTGGATCACTCCATAAGTGTGACAGTAAACCTTCCAAATGATGTGACAGAGGAGCTTGTAGGACAGCTTTACCTAAAAGCCTGGGAAGTTGGTTGTAAAGGGGTAACTGTTTACAGAGACGGTTCAAGAAGTGGAGTATTGATTTCCAACGAAGAGAAAAAAGAAGAAGGATCCACATCTTCAATTTTCCCGACAAAACGTCCCGCCATCCTTGAAGCAGATGTAGTGAGATTCCAGAATAATAAAGAAAAATGGATTGCCTTTATTGGTATCATTGATGGAAAACCATATGAGATCTTTACCGGTCTTGCAGATGATGAGGATGGTATCCTTATCCCAAGATGGGTAAATGAAGGCCTTATTATTAAAAATAAGGATGATGAAGGAAACTCAAGATATGATTTCCAGTATGAGAACCAAAGAGGTTATAAAACAACTATTGAAGGACTCTCTCATAAGTTTGATCCTGAATTCTGGAACTATGCAAAATTGATCTCAAGCACTCTTAGACACGGGATGCCAATTGAAAAAGCCGTAGACTTGATCAACAGTCTGCAATTAGACAATGAATCCATAAACACCTGGAAAAATGGTGTGGCAAGAGCCCTTAAGCGTTATGTTGCAGATGGTACAAAGGCAAAAGGCCAGACCTGTGCAAATTGTGATTCCACCAATCTAATTTATCAGGAAGGATGCCTTACCTGTACAGATTGTGGATCTTCAAAATGTGGATAG